GTCGACCCGGCGCGCGGCGGCGCGGCGGGCATGAAGGCCGTCGCGGACCGCGCCCACGAGCTCGGCCTCGGCGTGCTGGTGGACATCGTCCCCAACCACGTCGGCGTCGCGACGCCCGTGGAGAGCCTCTGGTGGTGGGACCTGCTCCTGCACGGCACCGCGAGCCGCTACGCCGACGCGTTCGACGTCGACTGGGACTTCGGGCAGGGCAAGGTGCGGATCCCCGTGCTCGGCGACGGCGAGTCCGAGCTCGACGAGCTGAAGCTGGTGCGCGGCGACGACGGCACCGTCGAGCTCCGGTACTACGACACGCGCTACCCCGTCGCGCCCGGCACGGCCGAGGACGACGCGGACGCCCGCACGGTGCACGAGCGCCAGTCCTACGAGCTGATCAACTGGCGCCGCGCCGACGCCGAGCTCAACTACCGCCGCTTCTTCGCGGTCAACACGCTCGCGGGCATCCGCGTGGAGCTGCCGCGCGTCTTCGAGGAGTCGCACGCGGAGATCTCGCGCTGGTTCCGCGAGGGCCTCGCCGACGGGCTCCGCGTCGACCACCCGGACGGCCTGCTCGACCCGAAGGGGTACCTCGACGACCTCGCGCGCATCACGGGCGGCGCGTACGTGCTCGTCGAGAAGATCCTCGAGCCCGGCGAGACGCTGCCCACCGACTGGGCGACCGCCGGCACCACGGGCTACGACGCGCTCGCGGAGATCGACCGCGTGCTCGTCGACCCCGACGGCCAGGTCGAGCTCGACCACCTCGAGGCGTCGCTGCGCGGCCTGCCGCAGGGCGAGCTCACCAGCTGGGCCGACATGATCCGCGGCACCAAGCGCGGCATCGCCGACGGGATCCTCCGCAGCGAGGTCCTGCGCCTCGAGCGCCTCGTGGACGACGCGCCCGCGGACGCCGCCGACGCGCTCGCCGAGCTGCTGGCCACCTTCCCCGTCTACCGCAGCTACCTGCCCGGCGGGCTGGCGCACCTCGAGGAGGCCGCCGCGGCTGCGCGCGCGAGCCGCCCCGACCTCGAGGCCACGATCGACGCGCTCATGCCGCAGCTCTCCGACCCGTCCACGCTCGTCGCCCAGCGCTTCCAGCAGACGAGCGGCATGGTCATGGCCAAGGGCGTCGAGGACACCGCGTTCTACCGCTACTCGCGCCTCGTCTCGCTCAACGAGGTCGGCGCCGACCCGTCGATCTTCGCGATCGACGTCGACGACTTCCACGCGCGCCAGCAGGAGCGGCACCGCGTCGCCCCGCACGCGATGACGACGCTCTCCACGCACGACACCAAGCGCGGCGAGGACGTCCGCGCCCGCATCGACGTGCTCTCCGAGACGCCCGAGGCCTGGCGCGACGCGCTCGGCCAGCTCCGCGAGGTCGCGCCGACCGGCGACGGCCCGTTCGAGAACCTGCTCTGGCAGACGCTCGTCGGCACGTGGCCCGCGTCGCGCGAGCGCCTGCACGCGTACGCCGAGAAGGCGTCGCGCGAGGCCGGCGACTCCACCACGTGGACCGCGCCCGACGAGGCCTTCGAGGAGCGCATGCACGCGCTCG
The genomic region above belongs to Clavibacter phaseoli and contains:
- the treY gene encoding malto-oligosyltrehalose synthase — protein: MRTPISTYRFQVRESFDLAAVAEQLQYVKDLGADWVYLSPILTAEPGSDHGYDVVDHSQVDPARGGAAGMKAVADRAHELGLGVLVDIVPNHVGVATPVESLWWWDLLLHGTASRYADAFDVDWDFGQGKVRIPVLGDGESELDELKLVRGDDGTVELRYYDTRYPVAPGTAEDDADARTVHERQSYELINWRRADAELNYRRFFAVNTLAGIRVELPRVFEESHAEISRWFREGLADGLRVDHPDGLLDPKGYLDDLARITGGAYVLVEKILEPGETLPTDWATAGTTGYDALAEIDRVLVDPDGQVELDHLEASLRGLPQGELTSWADMIRGTKRGIADGILRSEVLRLERLVDDAPADAADALAELLATFPVYRSYLPGGLAHLEEAAAAARASRPDLEATIDALMPQLSDPSTLVAQRFQQTSGMVMAKGVEDTAFYRYSRLVSLNEVGADPSIFAIDVDDFHARQQERHRVAPHAMTTLSTHDTKRGEDVRARIDVLSETPEAWRDALGQLREVAPTGDGPFENLLWQTLVGTWPASRERLHAYAEKASREAGDSTTWTAPDEAFEERMHALVDAAFDDPRARTIVAGLYDRLSGPGWSNALAAKAIQLTAPGMPDVYQGSELWETSLVDPDNRREVDFGTRRAALDAVLKGAEPAIDETGAAKLLVTARALRLRREHPELFTGYEPVRATGDAAAHVIAFDRGGAITVATRLPVGLETGGGWGSTTIALPEGELVDHVSGRRLDGGRVSVAALLADYPVAILAPASTAADLTPGSRA